The stretch of DNA tgtccaTCATCTCTTTAACCACCTGCACGCCAGTCCTTACGGTGTCAGCGAGTGTTACTCGACATCATATCACAACCTTTAATTCTTTCACGCCAACGTCTGTCAAGGACACGCAGTTCCCAGCTTTTCCCTGTCAGCGTGTCATTGGACAGCATGGTGGCAAAGTTCAGGGAGCATTTAGAGGAgcctttaggtgcagatgtcCTTGCACCGAGCACTAAACCTGTACCTGCTACGAATGGGAACATGACGTCAATGGTTAAACTGGGACCGACCGCGATCTCGCCATTTGGCGAGAAATTAGCAGCCCCGCAGCGATCGTGGTTAGCGAGCAGGAAAACGACCGGCCTTCCTTTTCCGTTGTGGAAACACAGCGTACTATTTTTATCTGTGCATCATCCTCCCTCTCCTGACTCACTGTACACTTTACATGTACTGCTTTGGTGCTAACTGCAAGCGCTACCAGCCGAGACTGATTGTGTGCTAACCATAAGCTAGTACTTTGTATCTTCTAACTGCCAAGCTAACACTTGTGATTGAATGTTGTATGCTGGTATGATTAGTTAAGTCTTTATTACTAACTGCTGTATGCTGCCATTGATATTGTGTGCTAAGGTAATGCTAACATGTTAAGATATAAGCTAAGAATGCTAGTTGTAAGTATGTGCTAATGCTATGCTGCTGTTATTTATTGCGTGCTAAGCTAATGCTGATAGACTTAAGTGTGCTTTTTGCTTCCATATTACTAGCCTCACTAGTTTGCTAATGCTGCTATGAATAGTGTGTGCTAAGCTAATGCTGATAGTGTGCTGTAATGCTAACTGTGCTAatggtgtttatgtgtgtgtgtctgttgttgttgttgttgttgtctacctttctctgtttctctcttgactttatttttctctcttttttctccctctccccaACTCTCTATCTTTCTAcctctctctatctctttcTGTCAGGTCTtattcctcctccaccacctgtTCTACTACCACCACCTCTTGTCGTTCCTCCAACAACCCTACTAGTATCACCACtccttcctccacctcctcctcctcctcctcctctctctacTCCTCCAGCCTACCTCCTAACAGCCACGCCACCTACCATCAGTACTGCTGTCCCGCGCGCCTCCGCCTGCCCAAGCCTCCCTGCGCCCTGCCCCCCGCCAAGCACCACGAGCAGGCAAGGTAAGGGCCAGAGTCCCCCCTCCTCAACACCCAGCCTCCTCACCCACTCTCTCTTAACTCTGCCTCCACCCACCACATTGCCCCTGGTAGCCTCCCCTTCCTGCCCCCCAGACCTCATCCAGCAGCAGGGAGGCCTGACGTGCACTCAGAGCGAATTTTACAGTTGTTTCTGCACTTCAGTGTCACACCAGTCTGCACAGATGTTCCCTCAAATCCATCATCTTTGCCCCTTATTTTATGAGCGGAACAAGAAGCGATTCTTTTGAAAATCAAATTGCATTTTTCCGACAGAATTGCCAGTTCTTCCCCAGTTTCCGTCATTCAGATGTGTATTTGTAGCTTTTCTTATATTTATCTAATTATAGCCTGTATTCCTTTGGGTTTAAAGTGTTTGAAATTCCATCTTTGGCATTGTGATACGAAACAAATAATCCGTTACATGACACAGTGAGCGGCAGATTGGTGGATAATAGAATAATCATTAGTTGCTGCTCCAACAGCTTTATTTCTAAGAGAAAAATGCTAGATAGGATGCAAAAATCACAGCGTTCTGCACAGTTACATGAAAatcctttgtttttaattaagcaCATTTATAGCATGGTATAATTTTTCCACCTCACAGGAGGATTAGGAGGATTTTGATGGCCAACAGCCTCCAAAGACTGCAGACATCCAGGATTCCCTGATCCCAGCTTATTgttgttttcatatttaaatgtatttaaaatctttaattATTGATTAAATTATTAGGCCACACTTTGACTCAAGGTCCACTTACTGCCTAAAGCTCCAGAATAAGTTGACCCTgaattgtgttgttgttttctaaAGTTGGATGTGAAGTCGCGCTGGTTGGATTCGCTCTAAATGCATTTTGTCCTcacctgcaccccccccccccccccccccccccccccactcatAGTGCCGTAATCACCTGTAATAATAATCTGTGCCACccctgactcacacacacagcacagcgcTGAAGGTGAAGCAGCCTCCTGAGTCGCTCCTGCCCTCTCATCCGCCTTCtccccaaaacatcagccatGCCTCTCTTTCTCCTCGCTCACCTTCATCACCGCCccaccctcctcttcctcatcctccatCCTGCTCTGAACCATCCCATCTCGAAGCCGAGCATTAAACAGGCCAGTTTAAGAGCTAA from Archocentrus centrarchus isolate MPI-CPG fArcCen1 chromosome 7, fArcCen1, whole genome shotgun sequence encodes:
- the LOC115783780 gene encoding large proline-rich protein bag6-B-like isoform X1, whose translation is MVAKFREHLEEPLGADVLAPSTKPVPATNGNMTSMVKLGPTAISPFGEKLAAPQRSWSYSSSTTCSTTTTSCRSSNNPTSITTPSSTSSSSSSSLYSSSLPPNSHATYHQYCCPARLRLPKPPCALPPAKHHEQAREEEDDDIAHQFCCPASECSSPSSR
- the LOC115783780 gene encoding uncharacterized protein LOC115783780 isoform X2 is translated as MVAKFREHLEEPLGADVLAPSTKPVPATNGNMTSMVKLGPTAISPFGEKLAAPQRSCITTPSSTSSSSSSSLYSSSLPPNSHATYHQYCCPARLRLPKPPCALPPAKHHEQAREEEDDDIAHQFCCPASECSSPSSR